AAACGCTGCACGACCACCCGGCCGGTCGTCGGGAAGAACCACACCTTGCGCGGATGGATGCCGCACAGATCTTCGGCAATGATGGGAATGTGTTCGGCCTGCAGGTACTGGCGCACGAACTCGGCGTTGCGGGTGCCGACCGGGTTGCTGGTGAAGCCCTTGAGTACGTTGGCGCCGCCGAACACCTTGGCTTCGATGCGTTTGCGATGCGCGCCGCGCTTGAGCATGTCGTTGATCAGCACCTCCATCGCATAACTGCCGTAGCGCGCGGGCGCGCCGTCGCCGACCTGGCCTTCCGGCAACAGGAAATGGTTCATGCCGCCGATCTTGAGCACCGGATCGCGCAAGCAGGCTGCAACGCACGATCCCAAGGTGGTCGTCAACGCGGTGTCGTCGTCCACCACCAGATACTGGGTGGGCAATAGCTTGGCGGTGATGGTCTGAAACCGCGAATCGCGGTAGCGCATGACGTCGTCGACCTGCACGGCGGTACTCATGCTCAGGCTCCTGCGCGCGGAGCGCGCCGATACAGCGTGCGCCCGCACGGCTGGATCAGATCGGCCGCGTGCAGGTAGTTCTCCGAATGCCCGGTGTAGAGCAGGCCGTCGTCACCCATGTGGCTGACCAGGCGCGACAG
The window above is part of the Xanthomonas campestris pv. badrii genome. Proteins encoded here:
- the cheD gene encoding chemoreceptor glutamine deamidase CheD: MSTAVQVDDVMRYRDSRFQTITAKLLPTQYLVVDDDTALTTTLGSCVAACLRDPVLKIGGMNHFLLPEGQVGDGAPARYGSYAMEVLINDMLKRGAHRKRIEAKVFGGANVLKGFTSNPVGTRNAEFVRQYLQAEHIPIIAEDLCGIHPRKVWFFPTTGRVVVQRLPHAHEAEVAAAESAVRARLSKAPVTGGVELFE